In Desulfobaculum bizertense DSM 18034, the genomic stretch ACACATCCCACATATCAGCCCACTGCACTCATCACATCACACATCACGTTACTCCTTTTTACAGACTCTCCTCCCCCGATGCGGGGTGCAGGGGGATGCAATCCCCTTGCCCACCGGAGGTAAAAAAGCCCATCATAAACTCGCTGCCAGCCACACACACATCCCACATATCACATCCCACACACATCACTCACTTTCCAAGCCCCCGCCCCACGTCCCCACAAACTTTCCCCATAAAAAAAGCGGAGAAGGCTTTCGCCTCCTCCGCTTTGCACTCATATGCGCTTGCGCTAGATGATGTGCTTACGAATGTTGGTAACAAAGATTTCTGCAAGGACAACGATGGTCAGAATGCAGACAAGGATGACACCAACGCGGTCCCACTCAAACAGGTTGAGGGAAGTTTCGAGGGCCATGCCGATACCACCGGCACCCACGAGACCAATAACCGCAGATTCACGCACATTAATGTCCCAGCGGAACAGCAGGATGCCCCAAAATGCGGGAGCAACCTGAGGCCAGTAACCCTTGAGAAACACTGTAGCCCAAGGAGCACCAGCAGCTTTCAACGCTTCCACGGGACCCTGCCGACACTCTTCGAGAGCTTCGGCGATGAGCTTTCCGCAGAAACCAATGGAACGGAAACCAATGGCAACGGCTCCAGCCAGAGCACCGGGACCAAAAACGGCCACGAAAAGCAGTGCCCAGACAAGAGAGTTAACCGTACGGGAGGAGACAAGAATCAGCTTGGCGAACCAGTTCAGAACTGGAACCTTGGTGATGTTCTTGGCGCCCATAAGGCCAACGGGAAGTGCCAGCACAATGGCGAGCAGCGTTCCAAGCGTTGCGATATGCAGAGTCTCCATGAGCGGAGTATGAAGACCCTCTGGGTAGTAGGCAAAATCCAGAGGCACCATGCGGCTAAACAGGTCTTTGACCTGAGTCGGCGCATCATACAAAAACTCTGGAATAACCTCGACGGTCTGCACAGACCACACAAAAAGCGCCACAGCACAGAAATAGAAAATAAAGCGAGCGAGACGCTGTGCAGGGGTGAAACGAACCCATTTACGTGTATCAGTCATCGGAACAAATCCTTCACTTTCACGGACAGGAATTCCGAAACCATGATGAGAGCGATAATGGAAATCAGAATTGCGGAAAGGAAATCATAGTCGAAGCGCTGGAATGCGGCGAAAAGGGTTCCGCCAATGCCACCAGCACCGACAATGCCAACCATAGTGGAGTTACGCAGGTTGGCGTCGAACTGATACGAAGCGAAGCCAACAAAACGATTAAAAACCTGTGGCAGTACAGCATAAATGAGCATGCTCAAAAATGGAGCACCAGAAGCACGCAAGGCTTCAACAGGCTTGAGGCTAATTTCCTCAATAGCTTCGGCAAAGAGCTTGCCAATAAAGCCGATGGAGGCAAAGACCAGCGTCAGAATACCTGCAAGCGGACCAAAGCCAACGGCCTTAACAAACAAAATTGCGAAGATGACCGGGTGAAATGAGCGGCAGATGCAGACAAAAGCACGAGCGGGCCAGGTCATCCAGTCTGGCATAAGGTTGCGAGCTGCGCAGAAACCAACAGGCAAAGAAAAGAGAACACCAAAGGCAGATGCAATTACAGCGATCTGGATGGTTTCCAGCAGGTTGCAGATCAGCAGCTTCCAGCGATCAAAGTTCGGGGGCACCATTTCGGAAAGAAACTGCGCACCATTACCAAGACCGATGAGAAAACGATCCCAGGTGATGTCCAAAATGGACACAGCATAAATGCCATAGATAATAGCAAGCACATAGCCCAGACGTGCCCACCAGTTTACCTTAAAGGGCGATTTTCTGGCCTGAGCGCTCATTGCAGCCAATCCTTGCCGCCGTAAATTTCCTGAAGATGACGGGGTTCAAGTTCGTCTGGTTTGCCATCAAAGACCACATGGCCCTTGCTCATGCCGATGATGCGGTCAGCAAAGCGCTTACCGAGGTTCACGTCATGAATGTTGACGAGAAGCGGGATTTTACGCTCGGTGCAGACACGGGTCAGCAGCTCCATGATCTCGACAGAGGTCTTGGGGTCCAGAGAAGAAGTCGGCTCGTCAGCGAGGAGGATGTGAGGGTCCTGCATCAGGGCGCGGGCAATGCCAACACGCTGACGCTGACCGCCAGACAGGCTATCTGCACGAGCGTTTGCGAACTCCAGCAGACCAACGCTGTCGAGCAGGTTGAATGCTCTTTCGATGTCGTCCTGGGGGTATTTGCGGAGCCATGCACGCCAAACCGGAAGGTATCCGAGACGGCCACAGAGCACGTTTTCCATAACGGAAAGACGCTCCACAAGGTTAAACTCCTGAAAAACCATACCAACACGGCGGCGAGCTGCACGCAGATCTTTACCACTCATGGAGGTCAGTTCCTTGTCTCCAATGGAGATGCTGCCGCTGGTGGGATCAATCAGACGATTGATACAGCGAATCAGAGTGGACTTACCTGTGCCGGAAGGTCCAATGATTGCGGTCGTGGTACGGCCAGAAATTTCAAGGGAGATACCTTTCAGAACAGGCTTGCCAGGCACATATTCTTTGACCAGGTTTTCAATGCGCAGGGTGCGCTCAGAATCATTCATCGTTGCCACTTTTTTTTAGGTCCTTGGATGTATGAACCCGGAGAAACACATGTTCCTCCGGGTTAGATGCAATTGGGGCAAAGGAAGTTTTATTTCTTCTTTGCGCGCTTGGCAGCTTCTTTTGCAGCCATCTTTTTCAGGCCAGCCTTGTTGTAATATACGCCAGTGGATTCGGCGATATCACGGATGACCTTCCAGTCAGCCATGTAGGTGACGGGATAGAAACGGTCAGCACCCTTAAAGGTCTTCTGCATTTCAGGAGTGAAGCGGTAGGTGTTGAACGCGCCAATGATTTTCTGAACCAGCTCAGGCTTGAGGTCGTGTGCATAACCAAAAGCAGAGGTGGGGAACTTTGCGCTACGGTAAATGATGCGGAACTTGGAGCTGTCGATACGGCCAGCTTCTGCCATACGGGTAAAGACGTCGGAAGCAACCGGAGCTGCATCATAGTCGCCGTGCAGAACGCCCATGATGGACTGGTCATGCTTGCCGGAATATACAACGCGGTAATCCTTGTCGGGGACAAGGCCGAGCTTGGGGAAGAGAGCGCGGGGAGCGAGGTTACCAGAGTTAGAGGAAGCTGCGGTGTGAGCAACAACCTTGCCCTTGAGGTCCTTGAGGGACTTGTAGGGGCTGTCGGCACGAACAACCATAATCAGGTTGTAGCCCTGGAAACCATCGGGGTAGCCCTTGACTGCCATCGGGACAAAACCAGCAAGGTTAACTGCGAAGCCAGTGGGGCCAGTGGAGAAACCAGCAATGTGCAGACGGCCGGAACGCATGGCCTCAACCTCAGCGGCGTTGGACTGGACGGTGTAGTAGATAACACGCTTGCCAGTAGCCTTTTCGAGGTAACGCTGGAAGTCAGAAAAAGCATCCTGATAGACAGCGGGGTCTTCTACAGGAGTGTAGGTAAAGACCAGAGTGCTGGGGTCACGGAACTTGCTTTCGTCGGTCGGCGCGTCAGCGCAGAGGTCACCGTCGTTGTCACAATACATTTCATCAAGCTGACCACGGTTCAGGCAATCGTCTGCAAAAGCAGAAGTCACCATGACTGCCATCATCATGATCATCACTAAACTAAAAAATCGCTTGGCCATCAGAGCCCTCCTCAATTGATACGTAGGATGATTCCCTATCGCTTTTTTTGGCGGCCCACCGTGATTAAAATCTATCGAAGTAAAAAAACGCCCTATCGACAGAAGTGAGCGCGTACACCCTCTCCAAACTGTAGCCGCCACGGCCCCCTTATATTAAAATTTGATTTTTCACAAGATTCTTGCGCATATGTCACGTAAACGTCGAACAAAAACGAAAGCAATCCCAATTCTTCATATTATCGATTTACACATACGTATCAGCCAAAAAAAAGTGATGTGACGTCCTTCACGAAGACAAAAAACTAGAATAAAAAAAGTTTCTCCAACTGAATGCAGCAGAAAAGAATTGCAATTCAGGTTTGAGTTACACAACATCTGGAGCTTTTATGAATATCCTCCCGCAGGAACTTCGAGGCGCAGCCACCTGTCTGAGTGGCGCTGGTTCAATCCACAATTTGTCCAATCAGGCTATTCTCTTCGGAAAGCGCGGTGTTTTGGTCCACGGAGCAAGCCTTGCAGCACATGGCGTCCTCCAAAAAATCCAACAGGACATGAGCGCGGGTACAGACTGCCTGTTCTGGCAACACCCCGGCGGCGAGCCGACACTGGCCCAGCTTGAAGAACTGCTCGAAGCGGCACGAAAGCACGGTGCAGAGTGGATCGCAGCTGTAGGCGGCGGAAGCGTTCTGGACATTGCCAAAGCCTGTGCCGGAATGTTCCACCAGCCAGGGACTGTCGTGGAGTATCACGACGGAGCAGAACCCTCTCGGAAAAGCCTCCCACTCCTGGCTGCACCAACAACAGCAGGAACAGGCTCGGAAGCCACCCCGGTTTCCGTCCTTACCAACACAGAGACTGGCGTAAAAAAATCCTTTCGTACTAAGGATATGTACGCAAAAGTTGTCATTCTGGACCCTGTACTCCTCCAGCACTGCCCAAGCCATGTGCTGACGGCTTCCGGCATGGATGCCATAACGCAGGCGGTAGAGTCATACACCAGCCGACACGCAACATGGTATTCCCGCGAGCTTGCAGCAATGGGTTTTGAACTGCTGGCAAACACCCTTCCTCTGGCTTTTGCCGAGCGGAATGAAACCGGCAGCATTTCCGAAGAGCGGGCCGAAGCTCTGCTCTATGGAAGTTACATCACAGGCGTGGCATTTAGCTCATCACGACTTGGCGTTGTTCATGGGCTTGCTCACCCGCTGGGGGCACGCTTCCACGTTCCCCACGGCGTCTGCTGTGGAATCTGCCTGCCCTACGCTCTGGAACTCAACAGGGACAGCGTGCAAAAACTTTACACACAACTCTGTGACATTCTGGGTGAAGATCTTATCGAATGGGTACGCCAGCAACTGAGTGCTTTTGGAATGGAGAATCCATTCTCAGGAAAAACACTTGCGGATACGGATGCTGTCGTCGAAGAAATTCTTGTTTCGGGATCAACCAAGGCAAACCCCGTCACGGTGACGGAAGACATTGCCCGCGACCTGCTCAAAAAGATACTTGCCTAAACCCCGCACATAAAAAAGCCCCGTCCTTGTGGCGGGGTTTCTAGTGTTCAGTGGAGTTCTCAAGCCGTCCCTTGCGCTCAAGAGCCATGTGTATCGTGCTCAGGACTATCTCCCATGTCATGGGCTTGCCTATAAATCCATCAAAGCCGACATCCTCAAAATGCTGAATGTCGTCGCTTCCGGTATGTGCGGTCATGGCAATAACAGGAATTTCAGGGTCCCGCGCAGAAGTACGCCCGCCCCTGATATCTTCCAAGGCGTCATCTCCACTCAGAAGTGGCATCCGAATATCCATCAGCACAACATCATAATCATTCGTCTCAAGCTCTTGAATAGCCTGCTGCCCATTGGCAACAGCAACGACGCTGTGCCCGTATCTCTTCAGGATGAGGATCGCAAAGGTTTGATTCACCGGATTATCTTCTGCAAGAAGAATTCGCAGCTTGGGCAAATCCGGAATCTTTACCCCTCGTGGAGAGCCTTCTCCGCAAAGCATGTGTTCTGTGTCTCTCGGGTTCATGGATATTTTGCCCCGGTAAAATAGACATTTTTCAGATTTAGAGAAAGTCTACGCATTTTTTATATAAATACAAACATAATTCTTATATTGCAAGACGCATAAGAAAATGTCTCTTTCCTCATTTTTTTCAGTAGAATAAAAGCATTCATTATCACAGCTCCCCTTTTGACGCACATCAAAAGGGACTGGTTCAACCGATCTTTTTTGAAAAACAGTTTTTCTATATTTGTCCTTTCCATCAAAATTATCAACAGGAGACTTCCCAAAGCTGCAAAAAACTGTTCTTCGCCCAAGGCCTTGCCCCCGAGAGTTCGTTCACGCAGAAAATGCTCACAAAGCACAGCCTATCCACAAGCGCCAAAAACAGATGTGGGTTTTCGCTAAGCTCGCACTGTTTCATGCTTTCACCCTCTTTTTATCCCCTTGACGATTTTTCAAAGTGAAAAAACTAGGGCAATTCTGCCTCAGCAAAATAATTTTTTTTCATTTTATCCAGACAAATATCCTAAGGTCCTTATTTTCTGGCATAAAAATTTTTCCACATTGTGGATAAAAAAGTGAATAACTCGCCTGTTTTGCTAACTCATGCGAATAGTTGTGTTTTCCTTTCCCTCAAAATTTGCGACCCCTATTTACTCAGCCAGTGTTTTATCGTATATTCAGAAGATAGCGCGCGGGGTCATAACCCTTTGCAATTTTTACATTTCTTTACGTTTCTCGGAGCTTCAGCCCCGTTAACCCGGTGAGAATCCGGGGCGGTGCAGCCACTGTGAACCTCATTGTTTCACGCTATAGCTGTGGATGAATGAGAAGCCAGCACACGGTCTGAAGTCCTTATACGCCTGAACTTATGTCTGCGGCATGAGTTCGCAAGGCAAGCCCACGCAACTTTTGTAGGAATGGAGTACATGGAACCCTGGAAATTCGTACGTGGTTTCGAGAGGTTCAGTCTATGCGACTGGCCCGGAAACACCTGCTGTGTCATCTTTCTTGGCGGATGCAATTTGCACTGCCCAACCTGCCACAATGCCGAGATGGCATGGCACTACGAATCATTACCGGCCCTGAAGAGGGATGCTCTGCTCGATTTTATTCGCCAACGCAAAAAATGGCTCGACGGGGTCACAGTGACAGGAGGAGAGCCAACCACTGTCCCCGGTCTGAACGTCATTCTCTCTGACCTTGCGGAAATTGGTCTCAAAATCAAACTCGACAGTAATGGAATGCGGCCCGAGGTTCTCGAACAGATTCTGGACCTGAATGTGGTGACAACCTTTGCAGTTGACATCAAAGGCCCGTACGAAAAGTTCCCTCAACTCACGGGAAATGCAGTCACAGCAGAAGAAGCACAGGCAAACATCGAAAAGATTTTTGCTCTCGCCTCAGCGCAGCCTGACAAGTTCTACTTCCGAACAACAAAGGTTCCGCTGCTGACTGATGACGACATTGAAACAGTTCGCACATATCTGCCCCACGGCTTTTCCCTGACCGAACAGAAATTTGTAGAACCCCGGAGGACATCACATGCCGAAGCAAATTCTTAAACGGGATGGTTGCCTTGAGACCTGGTCTCTCGACCGCATCGCACACGCAATTTTTAAGGCACTGAACGCCAGCAAGGTCAAAGACCCGCTGCTCGCCAAGCGCCTTGCCCACAAGGTCGAAACCAAACTCGCAGGCATTGACGTTCCCAGTCAGGAACGCGTTCAGGACATGGTCGAAGAAGTCCTTATGGAATCCCGCCTGTTCAACGTTGCCAAAAAATACATCCTGTACAGGGAAAAGCGCCGCGAAATCCGGGCCCATGACAACACCTATCTGGACATCAAGGACACCATTGATACCTACCTGTCCAAGGCTGACTGGCGTGTTGCAGAAAATGCAAACATGTCACACTCCTTTCAGGGACTGATGCTGCATCTTTCCGGCTCTGTGCAGGCCCGCTACACGCTGGAAAAATACCCCGAAGAAGTTCGCCTTGCCCACGAGCACGGTTACTTCCATGTGCATGATCTGTCCTTTGGTCTTGCTGGCTATTGCGCTGGCTGGAGCCTTCGCGACCTGCTGCTCGAAGGTTTCAACCTGCCCGGTCGCTCCTGCGCTGGCCCGGCACATCACTTTGATGCTGCTCTCGGACAGATGGTCAACTTCCTTGGCACCCTGCAAAATGAATGGGCTGGTGCTCAGGCATTCAACAATGTTGATACCTACCTTGCTCCCTTTGTGCGGCATGACGGCCTGAACTACGAACAGGTCAAGCAGGCCATGCAGAAATTTGTGTTCAACCTGAACACGACCTCCCGCTGGGGCGGACAAAGCCCGTTCACCAACCTGAGCTTTGACCTTGCCTGCCCCAAGCACACAGCCAAGGAAGCCGTCATTATTGGTGGCAAGCTTCAGGAAAGCACCTATGGTGAATATGAAGAAGAAATGCGCATGATTAACAAGGCATTCCTTGAAGTCATGCGTGATGGCGACTACGACGGCCGCATCTTCTCCTTCCCGATTCCCACATACAACATTACGGAAAATTTCCCGTGGGATTCCGAGATTGGCACCCTGCTTCTGGACCTGACCGCCAAGTATGGCGCTCCGTATTTCCAGAACTTCATCAACTCGGACCTCAGCCCCGAAGATGTTCGTTCCATGTGCTGCCGCCTCAAGATGGACCTTCGAGAACTGCGAAAGAAAGTCGGCGGTCTGTTCGGCGCAGGCGACCTCACCGGGTCCATTGGTGTTGTCACCCTGAACCTGCCCAAACTCGCGTTCCTGTCCCAGAGCGAGGATGATTTCCTCGACCTGATTACAGAATATGCCGAGCTGGCCAAGGATTCCCTTGAGTTCAAGCGGAAGCTCATCAATGACAACCTGAACCGCGGCCTGTTCCCGTGGTCCTCCCGCTATCTGCGCAATGGTTTCAAAGGCCACTTCTCCACCATCGGCTTGATCGGTGGACACGAAGCCTGCCTGAACCTTTTGGGCAAGGGCATCGAAACCCCGGCTGGCACCCGTCTGATGCAGCGTGTTCTTGACCACCTGCAAAAGCTGACGGTCCGCTTCCAGGAAGAGACTGGCAGCCTGTACAACCTTGAGGCAACCCCTGCCGAAGGCACAAGCTACCGTCTGGCAAAAATCGACAAGAGCCTGTACCCGTCCATCCAGACCTCCGGCGGAGACGTGCCCTACTACACGAACTCCACCGCCCTTCCGGTTGGCATTTCAAGCGATGTCATTTTTGCCCTTGAGCATCAGGACCAGCTCCAGCCCATGTATACGGGCGGCACAGTGTTCCACACCTTCCTCGGCGAAGCCGTGAGCAGCACCGAAGCCCTCAAGAGCTTTATCATCAAGGCCTTTACCCAGACCAAGGTACCTTTCCTGTCTATTACGCCAACCTTCTCCATCTGCGAGGAGCACGGCTACATCTCTGGCGAGCACTTTGAGTGCCCGACCTGCGGAAAGGACACCGAAGTGTACACCCGCGTTGTGGGCTACTACCGCCCTGTTTCGCGCTGGAACAAAGGCAAGCAGGCCGAGTATGCTGACCGCGTTGTCTTTGACGACGTTGAAGCAACCGTCGCCTAGCACGACACTTCACCAGCACGACAAAGCCCCGGTTCAGCTGAACCGGGGCTTTTTTTCATGAGGCCCGGGCCGAGGGGAGACCCGGACCGTATGTTGGTAGAAGCTAGAAGCGTTCAAACTCATCGTCGCCGTCTGCGCCCATATCCAGAGCTACTCCGCCGCCCGAAGGACCTGACGTTTTTGGTGCGCCTTGTTGCTGTGCCGGTCCGGACGGCTGTGAGAACTGAGCCGGACCAAGCTGCCGGGATGGTGCAGCCTGGGCTGACGACAGGGTCCTCACACCTGCCACATTGTCGTCAAGACGGAAGTAGGACATGGTCTGCTGCAACTGTTCCGCCTGACTGGACAGCTCTGTGGACGTGGAGGCCATTTCTTCGGCCGCCGATGCGTTTTGCTGTACAACCTGATCCAATTGCTGAATGGCCTGGTTAATCTGCTCTGCCCCGGAATTCTGCTCATTGCTCGCTGCTGCGATCTCCTGCACGAGTTCCGCAGTGCGCTTAATGTCCGGGACCATCTTCGAGAGCATTTCACCCGCACGTTCGGCCACTTCAACGCTGGAGGACGAGAGTTCACTAATCTCTGCTGCCGCCGCGCCACTACGCTCGGCGAGCTTGCGAACTTCTGCCGCTACCACTGCAAAGCCTTTACCATGCTCCCCAGCGCGCGCTGCTTCGATAGCCGCGTTGAGCGCGAGCAGATTGGTCTGCCGGGCAATCTCTTCGATAATCGAAATCTTGTCCGCAATCTGCTTCATGGCTTCGACAGTATCATAAACAGCCTTTCCGCCTGTTTCCGCATCGGTCGCAGACTGAATCGCAATCTTTTCGGTCTGGAGAGCGTTCTCTGCGTTCTGGCGAATGTTGGCTGTCATTTCTTCCATGCTGGAAGATATTTCTTCTACGGAAGCGGCCTGCTCTGTCGCCCCCTGAGACAGGGCCTCAGAAGACGCGGAAAGCTGCTGGCTTCCAGAAGAAACATTCTGGCCTGCACCCTGAACGTCACCAACAACGCTTCCAAGGCGCCCAACCATATTCTTGAGGGAATCTGCAAGAGTCCCAATTTCATCACGCTGGTTTAAATCAATCCGTGCACCAAGGTCACCATCAGCAATGTCCTTGGCAAAGCCCACGCCCAGACGAATAGGACGGGTAATGGCACGGGTAATAAACAGTGCGGCAATAATGCCGATGGCAAAAGCAATGGACGCACCCGAATAAATCATCATGTTGGACGAGGCCATTTCCGCCATCATTTTCTGCTGCTGGTCAGCATGCGCACTCACGCATTCCTTTTGCGCTGCCCGTGCTGCCACCAGCATTTTTTGCGAAGACTCACCCTGCTGCTGCATCAGTTCTGTATAGCGGCTAAATGCCACGTAATACTTGTCGACAGCCTTGGAGACTTCGTCCAGCAAGGATTCATAGCGGGCACTCTGGACCTTGTGAGAGGTCTCCTGCGCCAAAGCCTGAATCTGCTGCACATCGTTTTGGACATTTTGCCGATACTTTTCTTCACCCGAAATAATCACTTCTTTTTCATTCTTTCGGGCATCAATGAACCACTGCACAAGGCGGGCAGAAACATTTGCGGTGGCAACCTCGCGAGATGCCGCCTGCCCGCGGGCCAACAGCTCTGCCTGCTTCACTTCTTCTTCCCGCAGTGATTCACAGCGAGCCAAAGCTTCACGGGCCAGAGAGCGCATGACACTCATGGTCTGCTCACGTTCCTGACTCAGCCCAACGTATTCTGCGAAGGCCTTTTCATATTCCTTGGTCTTGGCCGTCACTTCGTCGATCTGATCAATATTCACCTGCTGCGTAAACATTCCGCGCAAGCCCTTTGCCTCAGCATAAATCTGCTCAACAAGCTCGGCGTGCCTGTCCAGCGACTCCTGGTCATTGCGCAGCATAAAATTCTTTTCATACTGACGGGCACGCTGAATGTCCTGCACCAGAACATTCACACCGTCAGACTTGTCCACACGGTCCTTGACTCCTCCCATGCCCTGAATACCCACCAGAGCAACAACGGCAGTCAGAATAAGGACGACACTGAAACCAATAGCCATTTTGAAACCAAGCTTCAGATTTTTAAACATACCTGCTCCTTGCGATGTGTGAGAGAAACGAGCACAACACTGTCATGTGTGCGGGAGTCTCTTCTTTACAAAAAGCATTCCAAAAGATCCCACCTCTACAAAAAATCAATTTTATAGACAAAATAAAAAAAGCCTGCCGTACCGAAAAGACGGTTTAACAGACCTTTTCTTTCTTTTTCAGAACAGGATTCTGCTTATTTCAGAATTTTTCTTTTTTCTTCCGTTTTTTTACAGACTTCATCAATTCATAAAACCGCGCTGTCTTGAGTCCTGAAAGCGAAATCGCCTTCTTTACATTCTGCCCTGTATGCTCAAGCACCCCCAAGACATACTCTGCTTCTGCTGTCTTCACAGCACGTTTCCGGTATTCCGCCCATGTCACAGGCTCAAATTTCTGATTTTCTCCGAAACACTTCTGACACAGCTCCGGCCGTCCCACCACGTCGCGGGTATAACAAACACGCAGTTCAAAAGGCAGATGGTGCGGCAAAAGCGTTGGGGCATCGCCCGCAGCAAGACAGGCAGCTTCAAGGGCATGTTTGAGTTCCCGAACATTACCGGGCCAGCCATAGGAACTCAGCGCCTGCAAAAACTCAGGACTTGCCCCCTTGAGCTGTTGCGAACTTTCCCGGGCGTGTCGCGAAAGCAGATGCACCGCAAGCGCTGAAATATCTCCTTTTCGTTCCCGAAGCGGTGGCAAATCAACATGCACAGTCTTGAGCCGGAAAAGCAGGTCACTCCGGAATCCGCCCTCACGAGTCATCTTCTCAAGATCACGGTTCGTCGCAGCTATCAGCCGAAAGTCACTCTTTTCTTCACGCTGGGCACCAACGGGACGATAGCGCCGTGTCTGGAGAACGCGCAAAAACTTGGACTGTACCGCAATGGGCAGCTCGCCAACTTCATCAAGAAACAGCGTCCCCCCGTTGGCCTGAGCAACCAGCCCCTGCTGTGAACTCTCCGCCCCGGTAAACGCCCCGCGGACATGCCCAAACAGCAGACTCTCTGCGAGATTTCCCGGCAGAGCAGCACAGTCCACGATCACAAACGGCCCATTCTTTCGCTTTGAGGCATTATGCACGGCCCGCGCAACAAGGTCCTTGCCCGTCCCGGTCTCCCCCATCACCAGCACTTCATTCATGCTCTGCGCAGCAAGTGCAGCCTGTCGCAGGCAATACATCAGACGCGGGTCACTCCCCACCAGCGCAGACTGCATCGGCTGAATCACGCGGTCATCGCCAGACTGGAGACGGGAACTCACGGCCCTGTCCAAAAGCCGCAAAAGCCGTTCTGTCGAGCAAGGCTTTACAACAAAGTCCCACGCGCCAGCCCGAAGTGCAGCTTCGGCAAGGTCGGGATCTGCCGTTGACGAAAGCATCAGAACCTCTGGAGGAGAAGGCTGACAGCGCAGGGCATTCAAAATGTCCAGACTGGAGGCATCCCCAAACTCAGAACCGACAAAGGCCACATCGCAGCGATGTGCCAGCCGGGCCTGATCCAGCGTGCTCCTGTCACTCGCCCAGACGACCGAATGGCCCGCCTGTTCCAGACTCTGACGAAAGCCACCCTGCATTTCCGGGTCACGATCTATGATAAACACCTTAGCCATAGAGAATCCTCCACCATAACTGTACACCAATCGCGGCAGGGCTTCACGGAGAATCTCTTTTTTAGGCACAAAAAAAGAGCAGGCATCCAGCTGGACACCTGCCCTTTCAACACACAAAGACCATACA encodes the following:
- the phnE gene encoding phosphonate ABC transporter, permease protein PhnE, with translation MTDTRKWVRFTPAQRLARFIFYFCAVALFVWSVQTVEVIPEFLYDAPTQVKDLFSRMVPLDFAYYPEGLHTPLMETLHIATLGTLLAIVLALPVGLMGAKNITKVPVLNWFAKLILVSSRTVNSLVWALLFVAVFGPGALAGAVAIGFRSIGFCGKLIAEALEECRQGPVEALKAAGAPWATVFLKGYWPQVAPAFWGILLFRWDINVRESAVIGLVGAGGIGMALETSLNLFEWDRVGVILVCILTIVVLAEIFVTNIRKHII
- the phnE gene encoding phosphonate ABC transporter, permease protein PhnE produces the protein MSAQARKSPFKVNWWARLGYVLAIIYGIYAVSILDITWDRFLIGLGNGAQFLSEMVPPNFDRWKLLICNLLETIQIAVIASAFGVLFSLPVGFCAARNLMPDWMTWPARAFVCICRSFHPVIFAILFVKAVGFGPLAGILTLVFASIGFIGKLFAEAIEEISLKPVEALRASGAPFLSMLIYAVLPQVFNRFVGFASYQFDANLRNSTMVGIVGAGGIGGTLFAAFQRFDYDFLSAILISIIALIMVSEFLSVKVKDLFR
- the phnC gene encoding phosphonate ABC transporter ATP-binding protein; the protein is MNDSERTLRIENLVKEYVPGKPVLKGISLEISGRTTTAIIGPSGTGKSTLIRCINRLIDPTSGSISIGDKELTSMSGKDLRAARRRVGMVFQEFNLVERLSVMENVLCGRLGYLPVWRAWLRKYPQDDIERAFNLLDSVGLLEFANARADSLSGGQRQRVGIARALMQDPHILLADEPTSSLDPKTSVEIMELLTRVCTERKIPLLVNIHDVNLGKRFADRIIGMSKGHVVFDGKPDELEPRHLQEIYGGKDWLQ
- the phnD gene encoding phosphate/phosphite/phosphonate ABC transporter substrate-binding protein, giving the protein MAKRFFSLVMIMMMAVMVTSAFADDCLNRGQLDEMYCDNDGDLCADAPTDESKFRDPSTLVFTYTPVEDPAVYQDAFSDFQRYLEKATGKRVIYYTVQSNAAEVEAMRSGRLHIAGFSTGPTGFAVNLAGFVPMAVKGYPDGFQGYNLIMVVRADSPYKSLKDLKGKVVAHTAASSNSGNLAPRALFPKLGLVPDKDYRVVYSGKHDQSIMGVLHGDYDAAPVASDVFTRMAEAGRIDSSKFRIIYRSAKFPTSAFGYAHDLKPELVQKIIGAFNTYRFTPEMQKTFKGADRFYPVTYMADWKVIRDIAESTGVYYNKAGLKKMAAKEAAKRAKKK
- a CDS encoding iron-containing alcohol dehydrogenase family protein, whose protein sequence is MNILPQELRGAATCLSGAGSIHNLSNQAILFGKRGVLVHGASLAAHGVLQKIQQDMSAGTDCLFWQHPGGEPTLAQLEELLEAARKHGAEWIAAVGGGSVLDIAKACAGMFHQPGTVVEYHDGAEPSRKSLPLLAAPTTAGTGSEATPVSVLTNTETGVKKSFRTKDMYAKVVILDPVLLQHCPSHVLTASGMDAITQAVESYTSRHATWYSRELAAMGFELLANTLPLAFAERNETGSISEERAEALLYGSYITGVAFSSSRLGVVHGLAHPLGARFHVPHGVCCGICLPYALELNRDSVQKLYTQLCDILGEDLIEWVRQQLSAFGMENPFSGKTLADTDAVVEEILVSGSTKANPVTVTEDIARDLLKKILA
- a CDS encoding response regulator; its protein translation is MNPRDTEHMLCGEGSPRGVKIPDLPKLRILLAEDNPVNQTFAILILKRYGHSVVAVANGQQAIQELETNDYDVVLMDIRMPLLSGDDALEDIRGGRTSARDPEIPVIAMTAHTGSDDIQHFEDVGFDGFIGKPMTWEIVLSTIHMALERKGRLENSTEH
- a CDS encoding anaerobic ribonucleoside-triphosphate reductase activating protein is translated as MEPWKFVRGFERFSLCDWPGNTCCVIFLGGCNLHCPTCHNAEMAWHYESLPALKRDALLDFIRQRKKWLDGVTVTGGEPTTVPGLNVILSDLAEIGLKIKLDSNGMRPEVLEQILDLNVVTTFAVDIKGPYEKFPQLTGNAVTAEEAQANIEKIFALASAQPDKFYFRTTKVPLLTDDDIETVRTYLPHGFSLTEQKFVEPRRTSHAEANS